One segment of Apus apus isolate bApuApu2 chromosome 1, bApuApu2.pri.cur, whole genome shotgun sequence DNA contains the following:
- the SLC38A1 gene encoding sodium-coupled neutral amino acid symporter 1, producing MPFKAGLELTELQNMTVPEDDNISNDSNDFTEVENGQINSKFISDRESRRSLTNSHLEKKKCDEYIPGTTSLGMSVFNLSNAIMGSGILGLAFALANTGILLFLLLLVSVTLLSIYSIYLLLVCSKETGCMVYEKLGEQVFGTPGKMIVFGSTSLQNVGAMLSYLFIVKNELPSAIKFLMGREESFSEWYVDGRLLVVTVTFGIILPLCLLKNLGYLGYTSGFSLSCMVFFLIVVIYKKFQIPCSGPELNATSSILSNSSAYEHMCKPKYVIFNSKTVYALPTIAFAFVCHPSVLPIYSELKDRSQKKMQLVSNISFFAMFVMYFMTAIFGYLTFYDDVQSDLLHKYQSKDDILILTVRLAVIVAVILTVPVLFFTVRSSLFELARKTKFDLCRHVLVTVVLLVIINLLVIFIPSMKDIFGVVGVTSANMLIFILPSSLYLKITQQDGSKLTQRIWASLFLALGIMFSLVSIPLVIYDWVQSGGSAEGH from the exons CAAGTTTATTTCGGATCGAGAAAGCAGAAGAAGTCTcacaaatagccacctggagaagaagaaatgtgATGAATAT ATCCCAGGAACTACGTCACTGGGGATGTCTGTATTCAACCTCAGCAATGCAATTATGGGCAGTGGAATTTTGGGTCTTGCTTTTGCCTTGGCCAACACAGgaattctcctttttct GCTGCTTTTGGTTTCAGTGACACTACTGTCTATTTATTCAATATATCTCCTGTTGGTGTGTTCAAAGGAAACAG GCTGCATGGTGTATGAAAAGCTGGGTGAGCAGGTCTTTGGTACCCCAGGGAAAATGATTGTCTTTGGATCTACATCTCTCCAGAATGTTGGAG caaTGTTGAGCTATCTCTTCATAGTCAAAAATGAGCTGCCTTCTGCCATTAAGTTTCTAATGGGAAGAGAAGAATCTTTTTC GGAATGGTACGTGGATGGGCGGCTTCTTGTTGTTACAGTGACGTTTGGTATAATTCTCCCTTTATGTCTCCTTAAGAACTTAG gatATCTTGGCTATACCAGTGGATTTTCATTAAGCTGCATGGTATTTTTCCTGATAGTG GTTATTTACAAGAAGTTTCAAATTCCCTGTAGTGGACCGGAACTAAATGCAACGTCATCTATCCTATCAAATAGCTCAGCATATGAACATATGTGTAAGCCAAAGTATGTTATCTTTAATTCCAAg ACCGTGTATGCTTTGCCCACCAttgcttttgcatttgtgtGCCACCCATCAGTCCTCCCAATTTACAGCGAACTGAAAGA ccggtcacagaaaaaaatgcagttggtTTCAAATATCTCATTTTTTGCCATGTTCGTGATGTACTTTATGACTGCCATATTTGGCTATTTGACTTTCTATG ACGATGTGCAGTCAGATCTGCTTCACAAGTACCAGAGCAAAGATGACATCCTCATCCTGACCGTGCGCTTGGCTGTGATCGTTGCAGTGATACTCACGGTGCCAGTGCTGTTTTTCACT gTGCGTTCATCGTTATTTGAGCTggctagaaaaacaaaatttgacTTATGCCGTCATGTTTTGGTTACTGTTGTTCTTTTGGTTATCATCAACCTGCTAGTCATTTTTATCCCGTCCATGAAAGATATTTTTGGAGTTGTAG gGGTCACTTCTGCCAATATGCTGATTTTCATTCTTCCTTCATCATTGTATTTGAAAATTACCCAGCAGGATGGATCAAAGTTGACCCAGAGGATTTGG GCTTCGCTTTTCTTGGCACTAGGGATAATGTTTTCCCTAGTGAGCATTCCCTTGGTCATCTATGACTGGGTACAATCAGGAGGTAGTGCCGAAGGCCACTGA